Within Pseudomonas alloputida, the genomic segment CCCCATGTACCGGTTACAGAGCTTTCGCAGTACGTTGGCAAGGAGCTGGGCCACTCGGAGTGGTTGAAGATCGACCAGCAGCGCATCAACCTGTTCGCCGAGGCGACCGGCGATTTCCAGTTCATCCATGTCGACCCTGAGAAGGCGGCAAAAACCCCGTTTGGCGGCACGATCGCCCATGGTTTCCTGACCTTGTCGCTGATCCCCAAGCTGATCGAGGACATCCTCGTCCTGCCGCAAGGACTGAAGATGGTGGTGAACTACGGGCTGGACAGCGTGCGCTTCATTCAGCCGGTCAAGGTCGACAGCCGGGTTCGGCTGAAGGTAAAGCTGGGCGAGGTGGTGGAGAAAAAGCCGGGGCAGTGGCTACTCAAGGCGATTGCCACGCTGGAGATTGAGGGTGAAGAGAAGCCTGCTTATATAGCCGAGTCGCTGTCGCTCTGTTTTGTCTGATACATGCCCGGGGAGCTGCTGTGCAGCCCCCGATCCACAAATCCCCCGCACTCGCGTAAACTGCCAGCCTTCGCGCAGCCTAGGGCTGCCCCTGTCGATTTATCAAAGGTGCCCGCCATGCCCTGGCTGCAAGTACGCCTGGCCATCAGCCCGGAACAAGCCGAAACCTATGAAGATGCGCTGCTTGAAGTAGGCGCCGTCTCGGTCACATTCATGGATGCCGAAGATCAACCGATCTTCGAACCCGACCTCAACACCACCCCGCTGTGGTCGCACACTCACCTGCTGGCGCTGTTCGAGGCCAATGCCGACCCTGAACAGGTGTTCGCCCACCTGCGCCTGCTGACCGGCGCCGAGCTGCCCGAGCACCAGGCCGAGGTGATCGAGGACCAGGACTGGGAACGCAGCTGGATGGACAACTTCCAGCCGATGCGCTTCGGCCGCCGCCTGTGGATCGTGCCCAGCTGGCACGATGCCCCGGAAAAGGACGCCGTGAACCTGCTGCTCGACCCGGGCCTGGCCTTTGGCACCGGCACTCACCCCACCACGGCCCTGTGCCTGGAATGGCTCGACGGCCAGCAGCTTGAAGGCACCCAGGTGCTGGACTTTGGCTGCGGTTCGGGCATCCTGGCCATCGCTGCGCTGCTGCTGGGCGCCCGCGAAGCGGTAGGCACCGACATCGACGTGCAAGCCATCGAGGCTTCGCGCGACAACGCCCAACGCAACGGCATTGCCGACGAGAAACTGGCGCTGTACCTGCCCGAGCACATGCCGGCGATGCAGGCCGACGTGCTGGTTGCCAACATCCTCGCCGGCCCGCTGGTGTCGCTGGCGCCACAGTTGTCCGGCCTGGTTCGCCCAGGTGGCCTGCTGGCGCTTTCGGGCATCCTCGCCGAGCAAGGTGAAGACGTGGCCGCCGCTTATGCCGCCGACTTTGAACTGGACCCGATCGTCGTGCGCGACGGCTGGGTGC encodes:
- a CDS encoding MaoC family dehydratase, producing MPHVPVTELSQYVGKELGHSEWLKIDQQRINLFAEATGDFQFIHVDPEKAAKTPFGGTIAHGFLTLSLIPKLIEDILVLPQGLKMVVNYGLDSVRFIQPVKVDSRVRLKVKLGEVVEKKPGQWLLKAIATLEIEGEEKPAYIAESLSLCFV
- the prmA gene encoding 50S ribosomal protein L11 methyltransferase; its protein translation is MPWLQVRLAISPEQAETYEDALLEVGAVSVTFMDAEDQPIFEPDLNTTPLWSHTHLLALFEANADPEQVFAHLRLLTGAELPEHQAEVIEDQDWERSWMDNFQPMRFGRRLWIVPSWHDAPEKDAVNLLLDPGLAFGTGTHPTTALCLEWLDGQQLEGTQVLDFGCGSGILAIAALLLGAREAVGTDIDVQAIEASRDNAQRNGIADEKLALYLPEHMPAMQADVLVANILAGPLVSLAPQLSGLVRPGGLLALSGILAEQGEDVAAAYAADFELDPIVVRDGWVRISGRRR